The following proteins are co-located in the Psychrobacter urativorans genome:
- a CDS encoding efflux RND transporter periplasmic adaptor subunit, which yields MRAIPYKSIVSALLLICIAAFLAFRWWQGPLLPSYSISSMPLVQTVVATGRVVAVSRTEIGSEVAGVVLERLVQEGEQVAAGDLLLVLSSDEVTAQVRQAEAALAELISSNRPQAAVDLVNAEVALAQATRNVERRRELVAISAISDEEMEQAIQAQAQARNNLENARLKAKALSSGGVEEDLLRARIAALQAQLNKTQVRSKVSGTILTRNVEIGDLVQPGQSLFTIALDGNTEIRVPLDERNLSRLAVQQQAIAISDAYPDKPFPVRISFIAPTIDPQRGTVEVRLAVDPVPDFLRQDMTVSVNIETDRRAKALVIPNDALANVKESNAEVLLLRNGQVQRQQVRLGLRGLSASEVLSGLSAGDEILVDATASLADGARVRTKLQAAPFANTDADKIMRANNKSQSAETVN from the coding sequence TTGCGCGCTATTCCTTATAAATCTATCGTTAGCGCACTATTGCTCATATGTATTGCTGCTTTTTTAGCTTTTCGCTGGTGGCAAGGACCATTATTACCAAGCTATAGCATATCCTCTATGCCTTTAGTGCAGACGGTAGTAGCGACTGGACGTGTTGTTGCCGTATCGCGTACTGAAATTGGTAGTGAAGTCGCTGGGGTGGTACTAGAGCGGCTGGTACAAGAAGGCGAGCAAGTAGCAGCAGGGGATTTATTGCTAGTACTCAGTTCAGATGAAGTTACCGCTCAAGTGCGTCAAGCAGAGGCAGCGTTGGCAGAGCTTATAAGTAGTAACCGTCCACAGGCAGCAGTGGATTTGGTCAATGCTGAAGTAGCGTTGGCACAAGCCACCCGTAATGTCGAGCGTAGACGTGAGTTGGTAGCCATATCGGCCATCTCTGATGAGGAGATGGAGCAGGCAATCCAAGCACAAGCACAAGCCCGTAATAACCTTGAAAACGCCCGCCTGAAAGCAAAGGCATTATCCTCTGGTGGTGTGGAGGAGGACTTATTACGTGCCCGTATCGCAGCATTGCAGGCTCAGCTCAACAAAACGCAAGTACGTAGCAAAGTATCAGGCACTATCCTGACCCGTAATGTGGAGATAGGCGATTTAGTACAGCCGGGTCAGAGCCTGTTCACTATCGCCCTTGATGGTAATACTGAAATACGCGTACCGCTTGATGAGCGTAATTTATCCCGACTGGCTGTGCAGCAACAAGCTATTGCAATTTCTGATGCTTATCCTGATAAGCCATTCCCCGTGCGTATTAGCTTTATTGCGCCAACCATAGATCCACAGCGTGGTACGGTAGAAGTGAGATTGGCAGTCGATCCTGTACCTGATTTCTTGCGTCAAGATATGACGGTATCGGTGAATATCGAAACGGATCGACGGGCAAAGGCATTAGTGATTCCCAATGATGCGCTAGCCAATGTTAAAGAAAGTAATGCTGAAGTTCTGCTATTGCGTAATGGTCAAGTACAACGCCAACAAGTGAGATTAGGATTACGAGGGTTGTCAGCATCAGAGGTGCTCTCAGGTTTAAGCGCAGGCGATGAGATTTTGGTTGATGCCACTGCCTCACTAGCTGATGGCGCACGAGTTAGAACCAAGCTACAAGCAGCACCTTTTGCTAATACTGATGCTGATAAGATTATGAGGGCAAATAATAAGAGCCAATCAGCGGAGACAGTCAATTGA